GGATTCAAGCGCCGGAAACGAACACAAGAATTCCTCGCCCTGCACGCCCGAGTCTCGAACCTCCATCGACACACGCGAACCACCGTTCCCGCCACACTCAGATGAAGCCATCAATCCGCAGCTCTTCTCCGCTGGCGAGAGGCGATGCAGCAGGTGGCTTGATTCTCAAGCCACCTGCTGAGCTACTCCGGCCTCACTCAGGTTAAGTTGCCAGAACCCCGTGTGCGTCCGGTGCCTCGGGGAGAAGCCCGCCCACGTAGACTGGTACGAATCCCGATGAGCCCGTTTTTAACCCGCATCCGCAATCGGATGACCATGCTTCATGGCGACGTCGTTCTAGAGACCCCTGCTTCATCATTCCGAAAGTCGACCGACATCCTGCTCGTAGATCGCCGCCAGAACGCCGACCGCGCGGTCTCGCCAACGCCTCGACAGCGCCGCCACCGCAGGGTTCAAATGCGTGGGGTCGACGAGTAGGAGTGCCCCTTCCCGGACCGGCACGACGATCTGCCCAGCGCCGAGATGGGGCCTGCGCAGGATCCGCCAGGCTTCTTCCGCCCCGACGCGCCGGGAGCCCGGACCGAGCGTCTCCGTCGTTGGAATGTCGCCGTCGCAGAGCGATATCAACAGCGCGACCAGTTCGGCTTCGTGCACTCGCATGGTGCCCAAGATGCACGGCTCTTGGTCGGTCAAGACGCTCTGCGTCCGAAGAGGGCGTCAAACTTCGTGCGTTCCTCTGTCCTGTATAGGACGCTCAGGCCGTGTTTGGCACGTGTCACGGCGACGTAGGTCAATTGCCTGAGCTGCTCTTCGTCCGCCGTGGAGATCGCCTGCGGATCAACGAGGATCACGACCTGCGTTTCGCAGCCTTTGAATCGCCGGGCGGTCGTGAGACCCAATGGCGAGCTCTCCTCGACACTCGACAGGACGCGGATGGAGTGGCCGCCGACCGTGACATCCATCGACGCAGCTTCGGGCGAGATGACGACGATCTCGGAGGGCAGGTAGCCGACGCCGAGCCATCGCTTGACTTCCCGTTCCAGGGCGTCCGGCAGATGCTGGTAGCCGTGGACCTCAATCGGTGCGCCATCGGCGCGCAACGCTCGAATCCGATCGTCCTTCACGATCCGGCGTCCGAGTTCCGCGATCTGACGGGTGTTGCGTAGATTTTCCCGCAGCACCTTCTTGTATGGGGATCGCCCGTTGCAGTGGTCCTCCTCGAATGCCGCGAACCGTTCTCCCACGTCGCGTTTGAAGATATCCTGTTGGACGTCGCCCAGGAAATGCCAGCGGCCTTCGGCGAATCCGCCTTCAATGATCGTGTTCAGGAAGAATAGGTACTGGTCCTCAAAGATGTCGGGGTACTCGTCCACGACGACCAGATCGTATTTGATCTCCTCTTCGTCGGCCGCCTGAGCGGCCTTGTCGGGCAGGATCCTTTCCAGGAAGTCGGGCGCGTCGCGTTCGGCGGGCGTGCAGAGATGCGACGCGATGTCCGACATGAACTTGTGTATCGTGTCGGCTTCAAAGCGGCCGTCGGCCATGTGCCTCGCCTTCTGCGAGAGGAAGGCGTTGTAACAGAGGTAGAGCACTCGGGCTCCCGGATTCTCCCGGAGGTAACGGTGGAGCAGGTCTATCGCCATGACGGTCTTCCCGGATCCGGCCGGACCGTGGACGACGTGCGGGCTATGGTCGTTGTCGAAGATGCTGTCGATGACGTCCGACTGCTGTTCGGTGAGTTCCAGCGCTTCGCGTTCCGCCGCTTCAATCATGCTGCGGGGATCGTGGGCGGGCTGGAAGCGGGGTTGGAACTGGTCCCGGACGAATGCCTGGGCCTGCGGGTGGAGCGGCTGCGGAACGGTGCCCGCCGTGGCGTACCCGGCGACGCGCGCGATCGCTTCGACGATCCCGTCCTGCATCTCGCGCTCGTCGACGATCTGCCGCCGGTCCCAGGACACGCCTCCGGCCTTGCCGAGGGTGGCGAAGGGCAGGAGGACTCCGGTGACGACGTGGACGTGGGCGCGGACGGTCTCCTTCTTGCGGGCTTCGGTCAGGATGGACAGGATGTCGCTCCTGGCGCGCTCCACCTGGACGAGCGGGTCCTTTCGGCTGCCGTCCTGGTATCGCACGAAGATCCGGTCGTCGCGCTCTTCGACGGACTCGTGACCTTTGATCTCGAGGAGCACCACCGTGCTGGCTCCGGGGATGAGGACGACCAAATCCACCTCGCCGCCGTTCGGCGACCGGTCCGGTTTGATGCGGACGGAGTGGAGGACGACCCAGTCGCGCGCCGCCGGGTGGTCCCGGACACGCTCCAGTTCGGCGAGGACGCGGCGCTCCCCGCGGTTGGCGAGATCGGCGATCCGTCCGCTGTGCAGTTGGAGTTCCATCTTCCTCAAGTCTCGCACGGGCGACGTGGGAAGCGACGCTCAAACGGGCGTATCGCCGCGGAGCGGCCGGCGGAGTTCAACGTCCCGCGCGTAGTCGCTGTCGAGTTCGGAAAACGTGACGGAGCCGGCTCCGTCGCACACCCGCCATTCCCAGAGGGGATTCAAGCGCACCTTGCCGTTCTCGACGGTTACGCAGTGCTGGGTGCCGAACGCGAGCCGCAGGCGACGCATCGCCCGTGCGAGGACTGACATGCCGGGCCGACCGGACCGCCCGAGGACGTACCGGCAGAGAGTTTCCTCCGATTCTTCGCCGACCTCGCAGAGCCGGCAGGCAACCGCCGTTGCTTCGGGGGTGAGGTCCAGGTGTACCGGCCGGTCCGCCACGACCAGTCGGGGATGCCCGTACAGGGGGACGAGGACGGTCCTGGGCGGCGTGTGGGCCTCCTGCGGCAGCGGCCGTCCCGACGCGCGGGCCCAGGCGTAGAGATCCCTGAGGAACGGCGCTTCAAACTGGAGCTGACCAGGAAGGGGACGGGCGGCAAGGACCGACTCCAGACGTCGCGCCGCCGCGTCCTCGTCGCTTCTGTCCAGGGCGATCCCGGCCAGATGCAGGCCCGCCCGGACGCGGACGGAATGCTCGGCCCGTCGACTGGCCTCCTCCAGTGCGCGGACGTCGCCGGAGAGAATGTCGTCGCTCAGGTCCACGGACGCCCGAGCGAGTCGCCCGGCGCCGGCCGATCCAGTGGCCCGAAGCGTCCGGACGAGCCCGGCGGCGGCGGCCCGGCCGGTCCGGAGCCACACGAGCTGCGCCTGGAGGTGCGCGATCCGGACGCGGACGTCCACGCTCGTCTCCACGTCGGCCGCCCAGGCGAGACTCCCAGCCGCGCGGTCGTATTCGCCGGTCAGGATCCAGAGGTGGGCTCTGCCGTAGTGCAGCAGGCCGGCGTGCTGTCTGGCCTCGCCCCGTTCGGTCGACAGGAGGTCGCGTTCGAAGGCGTCGGCGGCCAGGTCTAGGCGCATCGACTGCGTCAGCGACCAACCGAGGTTGTAGTTCACGAGCGCGAGATGGGCGTACCGGCCGTGTTCACGCAGCCTCTCCCGGGCATCCAGGTACGCCCCCACGGCCTCGTCCCGGCGCCCCTGCAGGCCGAACAGAACCGCCGAGGCAAAGCGGGCTTCCCCGAAACGCAGGGACGAGACGGGCACCGCGGCCGCCGCGCGGGCGTACGCGGCCTCGGCCTCGGCGTACTCTCCGGCATGCTGGTGGAGCATGCCGCGCAGGCGCCACCGGGTGCTGCTCGCCTGCGGTTCCAGGCCCTCGTCCGGGGGCAGCGCGGCCAGCGCCTCCTCGGGCCGTCCGTCCAGGAACAGCCGGTAGGCCTCGAGAAACCGGGGGGTCGGGTCAGGTGTCGTCATCCGTGGCGGCGGGCGTTTCGCCTGTGCATACAGTAGCGGTCAGGAGGGGCGGCAGGTGCCCGACGTCCTCCGCCGCGCCGCGGGCGGCGGAGAAGGCGAGAGCCAGAGCGAGCAGGAAACGCGTGACGGGTCGGAACATGAGGTACCTCCGGGGACGGGCAGGCCGTCGCCCTGCGCAGGAGTGCGCGGCTCGGACCGTCGGCGACGGCCCTACGTCCACAGACGCGAAATCGGAGCCCGGCCTTCAGGCGGCCTGCGCGGCCCGGCCCGCGCGCGCGTGCATGGCCCGCAAGACACGGATCGCCGCCCGCTCCGTTGCCCGCACCACGGACTCGTCCGTGAAGGCGGCCCGGGCGACCGCCGTGCGTCCGCGGGCGTCGAACAGCCAGTCCCGGGTCGCGTCCCGCAGGAGCAGGTCAATCTCGGCGGGCGTGGCGCGGTAGAGCCCGTCCAGCAGAGCCCCGAACACGGGGACGAGAACCGTTCCGACCGTCCGCCTCAGGTCGAGCAGGAGGCTGTACTCCAGGTCGGACTCCCGGACTCGGCCGATGTCTCCGTCGGACTCCTCGAGAGGGCGGGTCAGCGCCTCCTCAAAGTCGTAGACGTACCGACCGGTCCCCTCCGGCGTGCCGGTCAGGTTGACCCGCGCCCCGAACAGGCGCTGCCGGTTCACGAACGCCGAATTGTTGGCGGCGTATCGGGCGAACCCCGTCGGGGCGGCGGCCGCGCCGGCTTGCGCGGACGCCCAGAGGGCCACGATCACCGGGTCGCCGATCGCGGCCGACAGCACCTCGCGGACGTCCGAGCCGCGCAGGAACCCGTCACGGCGACGGCCGCGAGGCAGGTGGCTGGCGCGGGCCGGATCGACACGCACGACGAAGCCGGCGGCGTCCTCACGGTCGAGGACGTCTGCGAACTCCACCGCGAGGACATCCGTGAGCGGAGCCACGACAGGCGTGAGGACCCGGCCGACGTCGTTCCTGAACGTCTCGCCGGCATAGGTCGAGTTCGCGGCGCGGAGCACGTCGCCGGCGAGCAACGCGTCGCGGACGTTTCGTTTGGAGGTGGACGCCAGTTCGGCCTCCACGGCGGCCGCGAGCAGGCGGCCGGGGGGAGCATCGGAGGACTGGAGGTCACGGAGGGCGGAGCAGACGGACGCCAGCGCGGTCAGGAAGTCGGTTGAAGCCATTGCCGCGTGCCGCAGGCACGCGTGAAAGGTGAGGACCGCTACTGTACGGTGGAGATGCCGCGGACCGCCTGACGCGAAAGGCGCACTGCCGCTAGGCCGGTGCGCCTACCGTCGTGCCGGGTGTATTGATGCGGTACGCGAGAGCCGTCGCCTGCGGTGGGCTCCGACTCGGTAGAGTCGAGGTTCCCCAAAGTGGCGGCTCTATCCTCGGATCTTCAGTCGAGCGGATCGATCGGCCAGGTCCGGTCGGTGGCCAGGGTCGGCGCGAGGAGCGCCGGATCCTGTCGCACGCGCGTCAGGTCGCTGGTCCAGCAGTAGTCTGGGCCGAGGTGGAGGCGCCCGTTCGAGGAAACGACGACCTCCCGGTCTCCGACGAGTCGTCTCAGCCGCTGGACGACCTGCCGGACACGGGCGACACGGTGGGCCGCGTCGTCGTGGCGTACCCTGCCGGACGTGCCGCGACCTTCCGGCAGCAGCCGCTCTGCCACCTCGGTCAGCCTGGCGCCTGGATGCTCCGTCAGGTACGCGACCAGCAGGGCGAGATCGGGACCGACGTTCAGGCGGACGGGCGGGTCTCCCAGCATCAGGTGGGGGGGATCGGTGACGTACACCGCGGCGGGAACCGGTTCTTCGATTCGCACCGTCTCGACCGGAGAAAGGAGACGTTCGAACGCAGACGCTTCAATGGCGTCCAGCACAGACTTGGCGTCCCCTGTCGCGTCCGGTCGTGCGAGCCTCGCCTGTTCCACTGCCTCGTAGGGAGCTCGGTCTACGAGCAGCGCGGCCAGCGTCGCATGGGCGTGAAAGTTCCAAGTACTCGTCCGGGCGAATGACACGGCGCGTCGTGCGTGATGCACCGCCCTCCTCGGGTCGGCCGTCGACTGCGCCCGCAGGCATAGGACGGGCACCCGCAGCTCTCCTGCCTTGGACGTGTCCGCGAGGCGGTGGGCTTCCGCGAAGGCCTCCCCCGCTTCACGGAGGTGACCGGACAAGCTGGCCGACCGGGCGAGGATCAGGTGGGCCAGAATCAGACGTTTACGGTCGGCGGCGGCGTAGGGCAGCAGGTTCAGGGCTTCGTCATGGGCTTCGCGCGGCCGGCCGGTCTCGCAAAGCCAGGCGGCCCGTGCCAACCGGAGCTCGTCCGACGCGAGGCCGACCGGCGCCGTAGCGCCTAACCGGAAGGGTATAGGGTCGCGGCCGTTCCGGAGGTCGCTCATGAGCGCTTCCACCGGGCTCGGAGGCGACTGGGCGGCCCCAGCTGGCTCGGTTCGTGCCGGCGAAGGCACGAACCGAGCCAGAGGGAAGCAGTCGGTCAGGAGCCCAGGCGGGAAGCGGGAGCGGTCCGACGTCATGACGGACGACCGCTCCGGTGCCGAGTGCCGACGGCCGCCGGATCGGGTGGCCGCATTTCCTCGTGGGGCGGCACGATCCGGCTCAGACGGGAGAGATGAGCGGTGGGGCCGTCCTCACCTTCTTGAGATGGTCCAGGATGGCCCGGCCGATCACCCGGCCGAGTTCGGGTGGCACGGCGTTGCCGATCTGGCGCCCGTGCCGCGCGAATGAGGCGGCCTCCCCGGGCCGGACGAACTGGTACGAGCGCGGGAAGGTCTGGAGGATCGCGCCTTCCCTCAGGCTCAGCCCACGGTCTTGGGTCGGGTGGACGAACCGGCCGGTCCCGATGTTGTAGAACTGCGTGGTCATGGTGGGAGCGGGCTGTTCGGGATCCATGCGTCCGTAGACCGAACCGTAGGTCGCACCAGACGCCTTGAGGTGACACGCGAGTTTCAGGTCGTCCGGCCAGTCCGCCCACGTGCCGCCGGGTTTGGAAGCCTCCGCCCGTTTCCGGTTCCTCTCCGTCAACTTATAGGTCTTGTGCAGCGGATCGTGCGGATCGGTGCCTCCAGCGTCCAATCGTGGCAGATCACGCAGGGCCTCGCCGACGGTCGCCATTTCCTTCCGGGCGTGCGTCGCCGGAGGCAACGCGACCTTCCCCCACCGTGAGGCGAAGAGGACGAGGCGGCGCCTTGCCTGCGGGATCCCGTAGTCGGGCCCGAAGACGCGGTATTCGCTCACCTCGTACCCGGCCCTCTCGAGCGACGCTTTGAACTCCGCGTAGATCGGGAATTTGCCTTTCGTCGCCAGCCGCACGACGTTCTCCATGCTCACCACTTCGGGTTTGAGCGTCAGGATCAGGTCCAGGAAGGCCTGGAGGGGCGCCCATTCGCGTTGCAGTTCCTCGGCGGACTTGCCGATCTTGGTCTTGGCGGCTGCTGTGGAATACGGCTGACACGGCGCGCAACCGACCAGGACACGGATCGCGCCCGGCGGGTAGTGGGCCGCGAGATCGTCCGCCGTGACGGTCGTGATGTCCGCGTGTAGGAACGTCGCTCCGTCGTTGTTCGCCTCGTAGGCGAAGCTGCAGCTGTCGTCCAGATCGTAGCCGGCCGTGACCTGCAATCCGGCTTCCCGGAGGCCGTAGGTGAGCCCGCCGACGCCGCAGAACATGTCGACGGCGACCACCGGTCGTTCGGAAATTCGTAGACTGTGTCGCTTTTGTCCACTCATCGCGTCGTACCGACTATAGCCGCTCGCGCTCCTTCGGGGAGCCGCGCGACCCGACGGGAGCGACCGGTTGCGGCACAGGTCCGCCGTGGACCGTGTCCGGATGCCGAGAACCGGGCGATCGCGGCGGCGGTCGCCGACTCCACAGGCGTTCACACACGCCTCTGTGGTGATCGGGAGTCCTCGCGGTCACTGCCGACTGCGGTACACGCCCTGGATTCCCACGCCGTCCACGTCGACATGCGGAATCCGGAAACTCCGGGGATGAACCCATTTCCCGTGCATGGGCATCGTCTCGTCCGGTCGGAGTCCGAAGAACCACGCCCGCTCGCCGGGCAGGAACGACCAGCGCGCTGCGCCGGAAATCAGGACCGTCCTGCCCGCCTCGTCCCTGAGGGCCGTGCGATCGTCGGTCGGATCAGCAGGCGAATGCCTGCCCCTTACCTCTCCCCAGACGTCGTACGGCGCGACAGGGCCCTCCACGGAGGTCTGTCCCCACCAGGACACGGCACGACTCCGGTAGCCGGGGCACCGGTGTCTGACCGGACACGCCCCGCAGTGGGGTCCGGGGACCGCGACGGCGGCCGCTTCGACCGGACGTCCGCTCGGGAACCTGACGAGGAGGTCTTCCAGTCGGGCTCGGGTGTCCGCCCTTTCTGGTTCGCCCCACGGCACCTCCACGCGGTCGGAACCGTGGAGCCACAGCCGGACCCGAAGACCGGGTTCCAGCGTTTCGAGCATCGTCGCGTACAGCCACAGTTGCTGTGAGAGGGGGAGACTCGGGCGTCCGCCGCGCGTCGTGACGCCGGACTTCAGATCCGTGACGTGCACTTCGGCACCGATTCGTTCGATCAGATCCGGGCGCCCTGTGAGACGCAGCTCCGGTACCTCGAGCCGTCGTTCGCGACCCGTGGGGATCCGGGGGTCGCGGTCGCCGAGGAGATCTCGGGGCGGAGCGCGCCGTGACGGCGAAGCGTGACGCGCGGCGCCGGACGCCCAGGCGAGCAGTCTCGCCTGTCCTTTACGCCAGACCGTGCGCCCGACGGCCCTCCGGAGCGGCACCAGTCCCGCCTGCGGCCAGAGCATCCGGGCAGCCTCCTCGGTCGTCTGCAGGACCTCGTTGAAGACCTCCGTGACGTCGTGGGGGCCCGCCCGGGCGAGGCGGGCCACGGTCTCGTGCAGGACGGTGCCGAGCAGCGCCGCCGGGTTCGGCGGAAGCCGCTCGGCTTCGCCAAGTCCGTGCAGCTGAGACAGGGGACACCGTTCGAGAGCGTGGAAACCGGACGGACTGAACCGCTCTGGGATGCGGACCGTCGTCAGGAGTTCCGGGACTACCGGGGGGCGTGCGCTCCCCGGCGTCAACGGGCGAGCGTCGCCTGCTGCTTGATCCATTCCCGCACCTGCACCTGGCGCCGTTCGAGGTTGAACGTGTCCCAGCAGAGCGTCGCGCCGCTCGATTCGGCGGCCGCCTCCTCGTCGGCCTGGGCGAGGATCGTCCCGGCCGCCAGTTCGGCGTTCGGGTCCCAGTTCCAGAGCGGATGCGCGACGAGTACCCACGGCGTCAACCCGCTGTTTCCCTTCTTGATCCGGAAGGCCGGAACCATCCCGCCTGCAAAGAGTCTCGTTTCGCCACCGAATCCTTCGACCATCTCTTCGGCGAGCCGCTCGGC
The sequence above is a segment of the Deinococcus sedimenti genome. Coding sequences within it:
- a CDS encoding DNA cytosine methyltransferase — encoded protein: MSGQKRHSLRISERPVVAVDMFCGVGGLTYGLREAGLQVTAGYDLDDSCSFAYEANNDGATFLHADITTVTADDLAAHYPPGAIRVLVGCAPCQPYSTAAAKTKIGKSAEELQREWAPLQAFLDLILTLKPEVVSMENVVRLATKGKFPIYAEFKASLERAGYEVSEYRVFGPDYGIPQARRRLVLFASRWGKVALPPATHARKEMATVGEALRDLPRLDAGGTDPHDPLHKTYKLTERNRKRAEASKPGGTWADWPDDLKLACHLKASGATYGSVYGRMDPEQPAPTMTTQFYNIGTGRFVHPTQDRGLSLREGAILQTFPRSYQFVRPGEAASFARHGRQIGNAVPPELGRVIGRAILDHLKKVRTAPPLISPV
- a CDS encoding RecB family exonuclease encodes the protein MDQAAGDARPLTPGSARPPVVPELLTTVRIPERFSPSGFHALERCPLSQLHGLGEAERLPPNPAALLGTVLHETVARLARAGPHDVTEVFNEVLQTTEEAARMLWPQAGLVPLRRAVGRTVWRKGQARLLAWASGAARHASPSRRAPPRDLLGDRDPRIPTGRERRLEVPELRLTGRPDLIERIGAEVHVTDLKSGVTTRGGRPSLPLSQQLWLYATMLETLEPGLRVRLWLHGSDRVEVPWGEPERADTRARLEDLLVRFPSGRPVEAAAVAVPGPHCGACPVRHRCPGYRSRAVSWWGQTSVEGPVAPYDVWGEVRGRHSPADPTDDRTALRDEAGRTVLISGAARWSFLPGERAWFFGLRPDETMPMHGKWVHPRSFRIPHVDVDGVGIQGVYRSRQ
- a CDS encoding nuclease-related domain-containing DEAD/DEAH box helicase, giving the protein MELQLHSGRIADLANRGERRVLAELERVRDHPAARDWVVLHSVRIKPDRSPNGGEVDLVVLIPGASTVVLLEIKGHESVEERDDRIFVRYQDGSRKDPLVQVERARSDILSILTEARKKETVRAHVHVVTGVLLPFATLGKAGGVSWDRRQIVDEREMQDGIVEAIARVAGYATAGTVPQPLHPQAQAFVRDQFQPRFQPAHDPRSMIEAAEREALELTEQQSDVIDSIFDNDHSPHVVHGPAGSGKTVMAIDLLHRYLRENPGARVLYLCYNAFLSQKARHMADGRFEADTIHKFMSDIASHLCTPAERDAPDFLERILPDKAAQAADEEEIKYDLVVVDEYPDIFEDQYLFFLNTIIEGGFAEGRWHFLGDVQQDIFKRDVGERFAAFEEDHCNGRSPYKKVLRENLRNTRQIAELGRRIVKDDRIRALRADGAPIEVHGYQHLPDALEREVKRWLGVGYLPSEIVVISPEAASMDVTVGGHSIRVLSSVEESSPLGLTTARRFKGCETQVVILVDPQAISTADEEQLRQLTYVAVTRAKHGLSVLYRTEERTKFDALFGRRAS